The sequence below is a genomic window from Acropora palmata chromosome 5, jaAcrPala1.3, whole genome shotgun sequence.
GAAATCCGGGGCCGGAGATGTTTTGTCAGTCATGAATTCACCTGTTAGTTTTAGAAGTTTGTTAAGCTTTCAGGACGAAGGAAAGCTCCGAAACCGCTTCATGTGGAAAAATTAACTGGGATTTAAGGAGGGTCCCAAATCGGGATTGCTTTTACGGTTGTtagccaaattttcaaaaatttatcAACAATTCGTGAGCCAAACATTTTATCGAAACACAGGCCGATAAAATGTTCCGTGTGCGAACTTCATATCCGGAGAAAACACCCTTCGTTAATACTCTTCATATAAAGAATAAAGATAAGGCAGAGggtgtttttcttgtatgctCATATCTGCTCCTCACAATTTCAACCTCATTTGTTCGGACTCcaattacaattacaattacaattacaattacaattacaaCCTCATTTGTTCGGACTCCTAAGAGACACGCTTTTTGCGGAAAGTTTTTGGAGCCGTTCAACGCGGAGCGTGTTTTATCGGGTGATAAGGCCACTCCCTCGAGATTctaatttgaaaatagttcaTTTGAAGAACACTAGTCAAAATGCTGAACAACCTGAAGCCTGAACCCTGAACCAAGAAAGACTacaaaagataaaagataaggcatagcttgtttttcttgtatgctCATATCTTCTCCTCACAATTACAACCTCATTTGTTCGGACTCCTAAGAGATACGCTTTTTGCGGAaagtttttgaagccgttcaacGCGGGGCGTGTTTTATCGGGTGATAAGGCCACACGGCTTCGCTTCGTGGCTTCTTTGTATCCCGATAAAACACCCCCGTTCGTTTATTAAACCTTACGTAAGGCTTTTCGTAGTTCGAATTCTGACTCCACTCCCTCGAGATTCTACTTTGAAAATAGTTCATTTGAAGAACACTTGTCAAAATGCTGAACAACTTGAAGCCTGAGCCAAGAAAGACTACCTCATTAAAGAACATCgataagaagaaaatgatTATAAGAAAATAGATACCGCGTATAACTTAAAATTTCATATTAGGAATTAAGTAACAATGAATCCATATACGATTGTGCCGCGCCAGTTCCGAAAAATCACCGAATCATTTAATAAAGCAGCACCCGGACCCGAAGAAAGGGCAGTATTACGTTAATACCTGGGGAAAAAATTGTGATAAATGCATTTCGTACCTATTCAaactaccaaagaaaaaaaggactcAATCGATAGGAAGTAACGAGGACGACCGACAGACGGTAGAATGATGAAAATTCTCGACCCAAAACTCAAAAGAAGCCTAACCTATCCCACAACCGCCTGCGGGCCTCTGTATCGTGTCGTCAGAATATTTGTTCACACTtgacaacctcgttcccaggctCTCTTTTCTCTGCCTCCCTTAGTCATTGGAACAGAGAccctggttgcggctggtcacgtggCCACCCAGAATTTGGGTGGTAGAAAAATCTGCTGGAAGGGTGGGGCAACAAGGTTTTTTATTGTCACAGTGACAAAATTACTCTCGACCAAATATATTTGAGTACCCACCCACCCTGCGGTTTTGGATGGATAGATGGTCACGCGACCTGCCGCAACCAGGGTCTCTGTTCCAACGACTAagggaggcagagaagagagaccctgggaacgaggttgcacaCTTGACCGTCGTAACGAGAAACGAAATGGTACGAGCTGAAAGATCTTGAAACCGATCGTTAAGGTGGATGAAGACAGTTTCCCCgcggtcagcagtgttgtgtaaaTGCCAGCGTGgcttttaaaaagcaaaacaaacagttaaatacgtataaactaatttacacattgtttgttttcgaacgaaatgaaactgaggaaccctcgagcaaccgaccaaggaacccagttaaatgcagcgcatgcgcagttgctcgAAAATTTGAGACCGATTGCCTTCGCAGAAACTTGCCGATTTCTAACGATCCAGTCGTTAGAatctcaagaaatttggccaaaaactaGTTTAGAAACCAcgtgaatgatctatcacgaaaaatctgaattttgacatAGGAAATTTTTAGTACTAGAGAAAACGATTTACTGCGaattatgaaaatgaatgcCAAAATTTTATAAGAACAGTGTTGACAGGAGggatttcatttcaattcgTAGTGGCCaaacaatgaagaaaatctaacgactagatttttcttaaataaacaaaaaacattttttaagccttgtttttaaccagccccgttgccatggcaacagcattTACCTTAaccagaatgcgagaataagcTCCTCTATGGTTAACCTTTACTCTTCCAAAAAACGGGCCCCAAatcataaatagtttaaaagtaatggtgaattaggcataggcatttgaaaactgtgttcggccaccttaatatattggatttttttctcttttcatgtCACTCAGCTGGTCAGGTGGTTGATCCATGATGGTTTAATCCAGTTGCTTAAATTAAAGTTTGAAAGGAGCAGTTTCACTTTAACACATGTCAAGCGACTTTGCAACAAAGAAGGCTGACTTATCGACGTcgtcttcatagctcagttggttagagcgtcgcaccgacATCGCGAGGTCaggggttcaaaccccgttgaagtcttgaatttttcaggcttctacatacgcaattgcataacttgcgttcataactgcgagggtCACAGCTGAAAGGAAAGAAGTCGAAATAAGGATAAGAGGTTCGGGGATCGATCTCCGGACCTTATGCACCAAGGCCGCGCACTAGCCGACCGTGCCACCCGTGCTCCCTTTttctatttcctttttttttcttttaattgcgGCCCCTCCTGTTAAGCGGTGCAGCTTAGAATCGTGCGAACAGGGTTATCAAGAGGCATTGCAGCTGGATTCCAATTTTTCAAAGGTGAAAAATGTATTATAGTGTCATGCATATTTCCTTGCATAAATTACAAGAGGAACTATTTTGCAActccatttcttttaaactaaatattaagtaaataaattCAGCTATCATCAATTGACCTCTAACTTGACCCTCTTAGAATCAGTTCAAATGCGGTCTTGCATTTTGTTGTCTCGTTATTCAGTGGAGAAGAACTACGTACAAGTAAGATGAAGAATAAAAATCTCCGTATTGAAACCCTCATTATGATTAAGGATTAAGAGGCAACACTTGCAGTTAACGGACGCCAAGACATGCAAGTTATGAATATAAAGATGAAACTAAAATCCAGCTCTAACGTGTCAGTTATCATTTTCAGCTTATTCTCTTAGCGTTGATCCGACTGGAGTTTAAACTTGCAACCAAGCGAATGTAACTCTTCGGGAGCGATGTCCATTCCTTTCAGTTCCCTGCAAAATAAGCGAGCAGAATGGATTGCATTTTCCGCTCTCAGTTGAAGAGTAGAATAACCTTCCGAACCCTCACCCAACCTCTTTTCCTCCGGAGCTGGCCTTATTTCAATATTCTGCCGCCACCTCCGCCGAAGTCTCCCCAAAGCATTTTTAAATTCTGGCATCTTGAAGCTGTAAACAAGTGGGTTCACAATGGAGTTTGCTAGGCGCAAAGCATGTAcagagtttttcaaaactggAGGAATACACCTCGGGCAAATACGTTGGGCGGTCAAGACAACGAGAGCTGGAAgccaaagcaaaaaagaaatagctaAAACACAGAACAGTGTTCTGGAGAGTCGCGCGCTGCTGGCATCAAAGCGGTTGCGGGTGTTGGACGTCTTTTCATCTCTTGGTATGCATATCACTCGACGTCCTATGTTAACATAACTGATACAGGTAACAAGAAAGGAAACCAAAACGCAAATTTTAAAAGTAGCTAAAACGTAAATCTCATTCACGTCCATGAAATACTGTGATAACAAAAGCAATACACCGAAGATAAGCCCAATGAACCAGACGGTAACGATACTGCAGACATAAATTTGAAGGCTTGCCACGCGATGGCGAACTGGCCACAATACTGCGCATACACGTTCAAGAGAGATAAGAGCCAGGAAAAGCACTGACGTACAGAACGCAAAGACTCGAAATGGTAGCAAGGGATATTTGTCGCCTCCGTCTTGTCCCcgtatttgaatttttttagcaGCTAACATAACGGATTCTACTACACCAACAAGCAAATCAGCAACCGATAGGTTGATCAAGAGGAGACAAGTTCGTCGTTGACGAAAAATTTGAGTCCAgaacacaaaaattgcaaGCGAATTTCCAACGATGATCAATACTGCTTCAATTGccttgatgatgatgaatgtTATGGCTGTTGGATCCAGCATATCTGTAACGTTTTTTCTTGTCGCTTTGTTTAACCTCTGCTCCCGAAATGCGTCAGTATGGATATTTCTGTTATACAGTAAAAAGCTTGACAGAATTATGAGAAAATGTCATCGATCATGAAACTGTGAATGATGTCACTCCTAACGGCAATTGGATATAACATATATGATATTGCTGTCACTGAGGTGTATCTTAAACCAAGACATTTGTGAAAGTTGTAAGGCAAtcgcataaaaaaaaaaaaacaatactcGTTTATTACAGCGTTAGTAGTCAACGATTACCCAAATGCCATTATCAGCCGAAATCTTGACATTTCATTCAGTTCATATTTCAATTTGATCTGTCCTTGAATGATTTTCCAATTAACGGATGGAACGAgttcaaaaatcaaattagATTTGCGATTTgcgcaaaaaataaaagtttccTTCACTGAAGACTTGAAATAACGCTCAGTTTTTACAAGAGATTAAATGTGACATATTTCACTCTGGTGACTCTAGGTTAGAGGGTAACTATGCAGTATCAGTAATTAAAGTAAAaactaatttaaattttttcaaaatgaaaaccaaaagaaCATGGGTAAAAATATCAATGTAATAGGCTAAAGCAACAAATATAGCGAAgtttaatattttctttcataacAGAGGTAACATATTACTCACAGTTACATTTTAATTcgcaataaattattcttagCGAATGTTTACTTAACTTTGCATTTAGTCAACaaaacatatgaaaagcaaattgaaaaaacgagaactgataattaatttcatttactgAAAACAGAACCTTCTTCAAGATGAAATCCGGGGCCAGAGGTGTTTTGTCATTCTTGAATTCACCTGTTATTTTTAGAAGTTTGTTAAGCTTTCAGGACGAGGGAAAGCTCCGAAACCGCTTCATGTGGAAAAACTGGGATTTAGGAGGGTCCCAAATGGGGATTGCTTTTACGGTTGTtagtcaaattttcaaaaatttatcAACAATTCGTGAGCCAAACAATTTATCGAAACACCGGCCGATTAAACGTTCCGTGTGCGAACTTCATATCCGGAGAAAACACCCTTcgttaatatttttcttataaAGAATAAAGATAAGGCATgggttgtttttcttgtatgctaATATCTTCCCTCACAATTTCAACCTCAGTTGTTCGGACTCCCAAGAGACACCCTTTCTGcggaatgtttttgaagccgttcagTGCGTG
It includes:
- the LOC141881481 gene encoding histamine H2 receptor-like, encoding MLDPTAITFIIIKAIEAVLIIVGNSLAIFVFWTQIFRQRRTCLLLINLSVADLLVGVVESVMLAAKKIQIRGQDGGDKYPLLPFRVFAFCTSVLFLALISLERVCAVLWPVRHRVASLQIYVCSIVTVWFIGLIFGVLLLLSQYFMDVNEIYVLATFKICVLVSFLVTCISYVNIGRRVICIPRDEKTSNTRNRFDASSARLSRTLFCVLAISFLLWLPALVVLTAQRICPRCIPPVLKNSVHALRLANSIVNPLVYSFKMPEFKNALGRLRRRWRQNIEIRPAPEEKRLGEGSEGYSTLQLRAENAIHSARLFCRELKGMDIAPEELHSLGCKFKLQSDQR